GGGCCACGAGCCGCTCGGCCTGGGCCTCGAGGCCAAGAAGCCTCCCCAGGGTGCGCACGGTGCGGAAGATGTCCTCGTAGGTCTCCGTCCTCACGGCGTAGACCGTAAGCCCCGCCCTTTCCAGGGTCTCGTAGAGCCTCCCATACTTGGAGACCAGGACCAGGTCGGGCTTGAGGGAGACGATGAGCTCGGGGTTGGGGTTGTAGAGGCCGCCCGCCTTGGGGAGCTTTTTGACGCTTTCCGGCCAGTCGGAGTAGTCGTCCGTGGCCATGATGCGGTCGCAGGCCCCCAGGGCGCAGACCGTCTCCGTGACCGAGGGCAGCATGGTGACGATGCGCTTGGGCGGGGCCTTGAGGGTGACCGTGCGCCCCAGGTCGTCCTGCAGGGTGAGGGGAAAGGCGAGGGCCAAAGCCCAAAGGACCGCAAGAAACGCCAGAATCTTCCTCATGCCTACCTCCCTAAGGCCGCTAGGGCCAGGCCCGGGGGAGGTAGGGAAAAACCCCTGCCGGGAGGCAGGGGCTAAAGGCAAACGCCGTTTATCCCCCACTTCTCCCCCATCCGCGTGAGGTGCCCGCCCCGGGGAAGGGCGGACGGCCCTGGCAGGCATTCGGGCTTCCGGCCTACGACGAAGGGCGTGACGCGCGACCGGTTACCGTTGCGGGACAGCGCCGGACTTGCACCGGACTTCCCCACTTTAAGCCTGGACTACGCGCCCAGGCACCAGGGCTACGGGACCTGGCTTTGGGGCCCTAGCGGGCCTCGCCTTCCAGGCTAGGGCACCCCCCCCTCCCGCGCAACCCCGTCTTCCCTCCCGCGGGCTTTCACACGGCCTTAACACCCATTGGCTACGCTTAAAATAAAACGATGAAGAAGTTTATCAAGCGCTGGCCTTGGGCTCTCCTGACTGGCCTATTGGTTGGCGGCCTGGCCTGGTGGATGGGGCACAAGCCCTTTCCACCTAAGCCCCAGGCCGATCAAACCTACCGGTTCCCCACGACCCTGTCCTCCCCGCCCAACCTGCCTCCGCTCTTAGAGGCTGTCGTAAAACCCTTCCACGGCCAGCTACGCGGCCCTGGCCAGCCGCTTCACCAACAAGCGTAGCATGCCCAGATACACCCAGGCCTCGCTCACCCCAGGGTTGGCTTCATAGTCCTTGGCGAGCCGCCGATTCCGCCCCAGCCAGGCAAAGGTCCGCTCCACCACCCACCGCTTGGGCAAGGGCTTGAACCCCCTCTCCCGCGGAAGCTCCGGCGCCTCTTCCCCCTCCCGCACCCAGACCCCTCGCACCCCCGCGTAGGGACGGGCCACCACC
This region of Thermus thermophilus genomic DNA includes:
- a CDS encoding transposase encodes the protein MLLGMDLSLWPRVQKLFVDWGYRGLKGLASSLGLELEVVARPYAGVRGVWVREGEEAPELPRERGFKPLPKRWVVERTFAWLGRNRRLAKDYEANPGVSEAWVYLGMLRLLVKRLARAA
- a CDS encoding ABC transporter substrate-binding protein, which translates into the protein MRKILAFLAVLWALALAFPLTLQDDLGRTVTLKAPPKRIVTMLPSVTETVCALGACDRIMATDDYSDWPESVKKLPKAGGLYNPNPELIVSLKPDLVLVSKYGRLYETLERAGLTVYAVRTETYEDIFRTVRTLGRLLGLEAQAERLVAQIQKEVYQEEARAAKAKSRPRVYYEIDPTPYTVGPESFIGVLIQKARGVNVVPKELGLFPKIAPEFVVEKDPEVIVATYPNALETIRKRPGWDRVRAVRAGRICVYTGGEDSLLSRPGPRVAQGLRLLVDCFHGKP